Proteins co-encoded in one Helicoverpa zea isolate HzStark_Cry1AcR chromosome 30, ilHelZeax1.1, whole genome shotgun sequence genomic window:
- the LOC124644552 gene encoding uncharacterized protein LOC124644552 isoform X2, producing MSALKCVVEGCNLEYDVVCSFSFYNANISTDNEGKRQDWIEGAMHEESECLWRHVSLQLCGYHFELDNQGLWIDSPMLPELLTQQEKNAPVIQSPNDKKMAEIIRMEHNYSVEPIKEKVESVSRLNVRQLVDTLGYLSMKNLQRKQLWVVKVETDKAEASITQSEQVITKMPDPRQIIEIIPQTSTSSTAAEPQNSEVLQIMDDSSIADNFIYEIAEEQEITMEEVKEIPATSTENPEWTVNILPDDTKPKYAYIKHCATGKKKRHFTADMNEITLQGDFENYYILPDVDPSVGVEITTSYEPENYIVEEYQHLVLDERPKKRSKDDSGRKKKKRLSSNPAVKEEPGDWVIENNIVYEQDEDYDDPKKVASRVRRKNKKYLGYDFVT from the exons ATGAGTGCTCTAAAGTGTGTGGTTGAAGGCTGCAATTTAGAGTACGATGTAGTCTGCAGCTTCTCCTTCTACAA TGCAAACATATCTACGGACAATGAAGGCAAACGCCAGGACTGGATTGAGGGTGCTATGCACGAGGAGAGCGAGTGCCTGTGGAGGCATGTCAGCCTCCAACTATGCGG TTACCACTTCGAGTTGGACAACCAAGGACTTTGGATCGACTCGCCCATGCTACCTGAATTGCTTACACAACAGGAAAAGAATGCTCCCGTCATTCAATCGCCGAACGATAAGAAAA TGGCTGAAATAATCCGGATGGAGCACAACTACAGTGTTGAGCCGATCAAGGAAAAAGTGGAAAGTGTGTCCAGACTGAATGTCAGACAACTCGTCGATACTTTAGGATacct ATCCATGAAGAATCTGCAGAGGAAACAGCTGTGGGTGGTGAAGGTTGAGACGGACAAGGCTGAAGCCTCCATCACGCAGTCCGAGCAGGTGATCACTAAAATGCCCGACCCCAGGCAGATTATTGAG ataatCCCCCAAACGTCAACATCATCAACAGCGGCTGAACCGCAGAACTCCGAAGTTCTTCAAATCATGGATGACAGCTCCATAGCAGACAACTTCATATACGAGATCGCTGAAGAACAGGAAATAACCATGGAAGAGGTCAAGGAGATACCAGCCACCAGCACTGAGAACCCTGAGTGGACCGTTAACATCTTACCGGATGACACGAAACCCAAATATGCATACATCAAACACTGTGCAACGGGCAAGAAAAAAAGGCATTTCACAGCAGATATGAACGAAATCACCCTACAgggtgattttgaaaattactaCATACTACCAGACGTTGATCCGTCCGTAGGTGTAGAAATTACTACAAGCTATGAACCGGAGAATTATATTGTTGAGGAATACCAGCATTTGGTACTCGATGAACGACCAAAGAAACGGTCTAAAGATGATTCCGGAAGGAAAAAGAAGAAACGCTTGTCTTCTAACCCGGCTGTGAAAGAGGAACCCGGGGATTGGGTGATTGAAAACAATATTGTCTATGAGCAGGATGAAGACTATGATGATCCCAAAAAGGTTGCTTCAAGAgttagaagaaaaaataaaaaatatctaggCTATGATTTTGTCacataa
- the LOC124644552 gene encoding uncharacterized protein LOC124644552 isoform X1 produces MSALKCVVEGCNLEYDVVCSFSFYNANISTDNEGKRQDWIEGAMHEESECLWRHVSLQLCGYHFELDNQGLWIDSPMLPELLTQQEKNAPVIQSPNDKKSAVRGPSYQGLFEKFIGGVPKVAEIIRMEHNYSVEPIKEKVESVSRLNVRQLVDTLGYLSMKNLQRKQLWVVKVETDKAEASITQSEQVITKMPDPRQIIEIIPQTSTSSTAAEPQNSEVLQIMDDSSIADNFIYEIAEEQEITMEEVKEIPATSTENPEWTVNILPDDTKPKYAYIKHCATGKKKRHFTADMNEITLQGDFENYYILPDVDPSVGVEITTSYEPENYIVEEYQHLVLDERPKKRSKDDSGRKKKKRLSSNPAVKEEPGDWVIENNIVYEQDEDYDDPKKVASRVRRKNKKYLGYDFVT; encoded by the exons ATGAGTGCTCTAAAGTGTGTGGTTGAAGGCTGCAATTTAGAGTACGATGTAGTCTGCAGCTTCTCCTTCTACAA TGCAAACATATCTACGGACAATGAAGGCAAACGCCAGGACTGGATTGAGGGTGCTATGCACGAGGAGAGCGAGTGCCTGTGGAGGCATGTCAGCCTCCAACTATGCGG TTACCACTTCGAGTTGGACAACCAAGGACTTTGGATCGACTCGCCCATGCTACCTGAATTGCTTACACAACAGGAAAAGAATGCTCCCGTCATTCAATCGCCGAACGATAAGAAAA GCGCTGTGAGGGGCCCGTCCTATCAAGGCCTATTCGAAAAGTTCATAGGAGGAGTCCCAAAAG TGGCTGAAATAATCCGGATGGAGCACAACTACAGTGTTGAGCCGATCAAGGAAAAAGTGGAAAGTGTGTCCAGACTGAATGTCAGACAACTCGTCGATACTTTAGGATacct ATCCATGAAGAATCTGCAGAGGAAACAGCTGTGGGTGGTGAAGGTTGAGACGGACAAGGCTGAAGCCTCCATCACGCAGTCCGAGCAGGTGATCACTAAAATGCCCGACCCCAGGCAGATTATTGAG ataatCCCCCAAACGTCAACATCATCAACAGCGGCTGAACCGCAGAACTCCGAAGTTCTTCAAATCATGGATGACAGCTCCATAGCAGACAACTTCATATACGAGATCGCTGAAGAACAGGAAATAACCATGGAAGAGGTCAAGGAGATACCAGCCACCAGCACTGAGAACCCTGAGTGGACCGTTAACATCTTACCGGATGACACGAAACCCAAATATGCATACATCAAACACTGTGCAACGGGCAAGAAAAAAAGGCATTTCACAGCAGATATGAACGAAATCACCCTACAgggtgattttgaaaattactaCATACTACCAGACGTTGATCCGTCCGTAGGTGTAGAAATTACTACAAGCTATGAACCGGAGAATTATATTGTTGAGGAATACCAGCATTTGGTACTCGATGAACGACCAAAGAAACGGTCTAAAGATGATTCCGGAAGGAAAAAGAAGAAACGCTTGTCTTCTAACCCGGCTGTGAAAGAGGAACCCGGGGATTGGGTGATTGAAAACAATATTGTCTATGAGCAGGATGAAGACTATGATGATCCCAAAAAGGTTGCTTCAAGAgttagaagaaaaaataaaaaatatctaggCTATGATTTTGTCacataa